GTGAGCTCGTTCTCGAGCCGCTCGCGAGCGCGTTGGCCGTCCTCACCGAGGACGAAAAGGAGCTCGGCGTCGCGCTGGTGGAGATGGGCGCGGGCACGACCGATCTCGCGCTCTTTCACGAGGGCAAGATCCGCCACCTCGGCACAGTTGCCTTCGGCGGCAACAACGTCACCAGCGACATCGTGCACGGATTGGGCGTGACCCAGGCGGACGCCGAGCGACTCAAGGAGCGATTCGGCTGCGCGTATGAGCCGCTAGTCGATCCGTCGGACGTGATTCAGCTCCCGAGCACCGTCGCGCAGGGGGATCGCCACATTCCGCGCGAGCTGCTCGCCCACATCATCCATCAGCGCATGGACGAGATCTTCGATCTCGTGCAGCGCGACATCGCGACCGCGGGCTACGCTGGGAAACTGAGCGCGGGTGTGGTGCTCACGGGGGGCGCGGCAGCGATGCAGGGGGTCGCGGAACTGGCGAGCGATGTGTTCGGGACGGGTGTGCGCGTCGGTCTTCCGGCGGAGAACATCGGCGGCTTGAGCGACTCCGTGGAAGCACCCCGCTTCGCCACGGCCGTGGGGCTCGCTCAGTACGCGGCGCATCGCGTCGCGCTCGGCGCTGCGGGTGCGGGTGTGCGCCGCCTCACAGCGGGCGGCGGTGGCGTCGGGAAATTTGCGGAGAGGGTGAAGTTCTGGTTACAGGACTTCTTCTGAGTAGTTCGTCGTTCTCGCCGACGCCGGCTCCCGCTCATAACCGGCTCTCAAAAAGCGTCAGCACGAACTAACGCGAATTCGTGGCGCGAGGCATGCGATTCAAGTGCCGCTAAACTCGCACTGAAATTCCAGCGCGACACGTGTGCGCGACATTTCTCTCTGTCGCTCACACAAAGCTGTCGTGCGTGATTCGTACTGTGGAAAACTTTCCGTGTTACCCTCGTGATTCTTCGCGCGATCCCTCGTCAAGCGAAAAGAAAAAAGCTTCTCGCACGCACAGAACGCATTATATTGCCGAGGCGTTTTCCACCGGCGGTGCGTAGCTACTCCCTCCTCGTTGACCGCTTCGAAACACGCACGAGTCGTCCTCACCCCGTGGTTCCGTCCCCACCAAACGCCGTACGGGAGCTTCACTCTCAATGATCTTCGAGTTCGAAGAGAGCGCGACGCTAAACGCTCGCATGAAGGTGGTGGGCGTCGGCGGTGGTGGTGGCAACGCCGTCAATCGCATGATCGACGAGCATCTGGAAGGCGTCGAGTTCATCTCCGTCAACACGGATGCGCAGGCGTTGCTCGCGTCGAAGTCCGACGTGAAAATCCAGATCGGCAAGAAGCTGACGCGCGGACTCGGCGCTGGCGCGCGGCCCGAGATCGGCCGGCAAGCGATCGAGGAGAATCGCGAAGAAGTTTCGCGGACGCTCACGAATTCCGATCTCGTCTTCATCACCTGCGGCATGGGAGGCGGCACCGGTACGGGTGCGGCGCCTGTCGTCGCTGAGTTGGCGAAGGAAGCGGGCGCGCTCACGGTCGGCATCGTCACGAAGCCGTTCCTCTTCGAGGGGCGCAAGCGCATGCGCCAGGCAGAGCAGGGCATTGCCGACATGCGCAAGAACGTCGACACGATGATCGTCGTGCCCAACGAGCGGCTGCTCGCGGTCGTTGGAAAGGGCATTCCATTTCAGGATGCCTTGAAGAAGGCGGATGAAGTCTTGTTGCATGCGACGCAGGGCATCTCGTCGCTCATCAGTGTGACCGGCCTGGTCAACGTCGATTTCGCCGACGTTCGCACCGTTATGCATTCAGGTGGCTCGGCGCTCATGGGCACGGGCATCGGCCGCGGTGAGAATCGCGCGATCGAGGCGGCACAGCAGGCGATCAGCTCGCCGTTGCTCGACAACGTGAGCATCTCCGGTGCGACCGGTGTGCTGGTGAACATAACCGGCGGCGCCGATCTCACGTTAGGCGAAGTGCATCAGATCAACGAGATCATCCATGACGCCGTCGGTGACGACGCCGAGATCATCTTCGGCGCGGTTCACGAGCCGGCGATGCAGGGAGAGATCCGTGTCACGGTCATCGCGACCGGCTTCGACAAGGCGATGCAACCGATGCTCGTCACGCCGGTCCAATCGCTGACGGCGACGCCTGGTCCTGGTGCGAAGAGCTCTCCTGTGATTCCGTTCCCCGCCAATCGTCCTGCTCGTGTGAGCGGCAGCCCCAACGGACGAACGTCGTCGACCGACGCGCCGCGTCCATCACGACCGGGCCCGCTCGACAAGGGCACTCAGGATCTCAGCGACATGGAGATCCCGACGTTCATTCGGAGGCAGATGGATTGAAGGGCGTGATCGAACGCGCCGTCACGTATGGCGTGGCGGCGATTCTCGTCGCCGGGGCATTGTACCAAACGCCCCGGCTCCCCGACAAAAAACCCGCTGAAGAGCTGCTCGGCCCGCAACGACAGAGCATCGCCACCCTCCCCGTGACGGTGCTCCGCGAGCGAATCGACACGCTCGCCAGCGGTGAGTCGCTGCGCAGCGTGTTCGCGCGCGGCGGTGTGAGCGAAGTGCTTGCCACGCAAGCGCTCAAGGCGTTGACGATCATCAACCCCGGCCGAGTGCGCGCGGGAATGCCGATCGCGTTCCGGTCGCCCGCGCCCGACTCGGCGCCGACCGAGATCGTCCTGCATCTCGCGATCGACCGGCTGTTGCACCTCAAGCGCGACGGCGCCGCCTGGACGGAATCCGAGGAGCAGTTGCCGTGGAAGACTGACACGATCGTCGTCAGCGGCAACATCGCCTCGACGCTCTACGAAGCGATGGACTCCAGTGCGCAGTCGATTCTGACGCCCCAAGCGCGCCAGCAGCTCACCTGGTCCCTCGCGGACGTATTCGAGTACAAGATCGACATGAGCCGCGACCTTCAGCCCGGCGATTCGTTCCGTGTAATGGCCGAGCGCTCATCGTCATCGAACGGCGCAGTGCGGATCGGAAGGATTCTCGCGGCGACGTTCACGCTGTCAGGCACCGCGCTGCAGGCCATTCGGTACGCGAGCCGCAGCGTGAGCGGCGACTTCTTCGACGCAAATGGCAAGTCGCTTCGCGCGGCGTTTCTCCGAGCGCCGCTCGAGTTCCGGCGGATCTCGAGCACCTTTGGT
The sequence above is a segment of the Gemmatimonadaceae bacterium genome. Coding sequences within it:
- the ftsA gene encoding cell division protein FtsA, with amino-acid sequence MNPERLVAGLDIGSAKTTAIIAETTGDLPKHPSIKLLGVGQARTTGMRRGVVSDIEETTRSIRQALQDAERMAGTQVQELYAGIAGEHVQAMTSKGIVAVSGEEINKHDIDRANEVARAQAIPTDRELLHAIPQEYTVDRNTGIRDPIGMIGTRLETEMYLVTIGSSPALNLRKSVERAGYRVRELVLEPLASALAVLTEDEKELGVALVEMGAGTTDLALFHEGKIRHLGTVAFGGNNVTSDIVHGLGVTQADAERLKERFGCAYEPLVDPSDVIQLPSTVAQGDRHIPRELLAHIIHQRMDEIFDLVQRDIATAGYAGKLSAGVVLTGGAAAMQGVAELASDVFGTGVRVGLPAENIGGLSDSVEAPRFATAVGLAQYAAHRVALGAAGAGVRRLTAGGGGVGKFAERVKFWLQDFF
- the ftsZ gene encoding cell division protein FtsZ encodes the protein MIFEFEESATLNARMKVVGVGGGGGNAVNRMIDEHLEGVEFISVNTDAQALLASKSDVKIQIGKKLTRGLGAGARPEIGRQAIEENREEVSRTLTNSDLVFITCGMGGGTGTGAAPVVAELAKEAGALTVGIVTKPFLFEGRKRMRQAEQGIADMRKNVDTMIVVPNERLLAVVGKGIPFQDALKKADEVLLHATQGISSLISVTGLVNVDFADVRTVMHSGGSALMGTGIGRGENRAIEAAQQAISSPLLDNVSISGATGVLVNITGGADLTLGEVHQINEIIHDAVGDDAEIIFGAVHEPAMQGEIRVTVIATGFDKAMQPMLVTPVQSLTATPGPGAKSSPVIPFPANRPARVSGSPNGRTSSTDAPRPSRPGPLDKGTQDLSDMEIPTFIRRQMD
- a CDS encoding M23 family metallopeptidase; this translates as MIERAVTYGVAAILVAGALYQTPRLPDKKPAEELLGPQRQSIATLPVTVLRERIDTLASGESLRSVFARGGVSEVLATQALKALTIINPGRVRAGMPIAFRSPAPDSAPTEIVLHLAIDRLLHLKRDGAAWTESEEQLPWKTDTIVVSGNIASTLYEAMDSSAQSILTPQARQQLTWSLADVFEYKIDMSRDLQPGDSFRVMAERSSSSNGAVRIGRILAATFTLSGTALQAIRYASRSVSGDFFDANGKSLRAAFLRAPLEFRRISSTFGGRFHPILGVWKQHKGTDYAAASGTPVRAIGDGVVVRAGWGSGYGNVLEIRHRNGFVSRYGHLRGFAAGLRVGSHVAIGQTVAYVGMTGLATGPHLHFEVLVDGVQRDPRSALRDRSGDPVPSSERPAFERQRSQLMALLEAQSPETATGLAER